Within the Metasolibacillus fluoroglycofenilyticus genome, the region TTGAAGGAAGAGATACAAGAACACGTTATCAGTAGTTTTTATACTACAACAAAAAGTGAAAAAATATTTAAAAACTTATTTGTTTTTTCTATACAAAAAAATACTTATGACAAGGTCTATCAATTTTTGAGAGAAGAGGCAGAGAAATGAAAGATCTTACACTTAATCGTTTGAAGAATACTAACTTTAAGGATTTATATAAAAAATTAATTGTAGGCGGAGAATCACTAACGCAATTAGAATATAGAAAACTCCTCTCACTAGGAATAATATTTATAAATGAAAAAGACCACAATATTTTTAAATTAGGTTATAGAATAATTGTTTTTTACTGTAATCAAACTAAAGATTATAAACCACTTTATGATTTTGCACTTAACCAGGGATTATACCCTATAGTAAAAATAATAGAAAAAAACGAAAATTATAATAGTCATATTGAAGAATCATTCTTTAAATTATTTCAAGCAGCATTTGGAGAAAATTATAAAGTTAATGATATTTACTTAAGTGAAGAACAAAAAGACCTAAATGCTTTTTTTATTTCGAATAATGAAAAGTCAATAACTGTTATAGCTCCAACATCTTATGGGAAATCTGAGCTGATAATTTCAACAATCAAAGGGGAAAGAAGAGGAAATGTTTGTATTGTAGTACCTACCAAAGCCTTGATTTCACAAACTAAAAGGAGAATAATGAAATCAGATATAATCAATTTTAAAAAAATAATTACACATCCAGAAATGTATATTGATTCAGATGTAAATGTTACAGCGGTGTTAACTCAAGAACGGCTTCTAAGATTATTAAGAAATCATAAACAGCTACATTTTGATATAGTTTTTATTGACGAAGCGCATAATTTGCTTGAAAAAAATGAGAGAAGTATATTATTAGCAAGTGTGATATCAATTTTAGAAAAAAGGAATTCAAATGTAAAGTTTAAGTTTCTAACTCCTTTTTTAATTGATCAAAAAAATTTATCTGTTAGATATACAGAATATGATACTGAGTCATTCAAAATAACAGAATACATAAAAACTGAAAGATTTTATATTTATGACGAAAGAAATGAAAAGAAATTAAAACTTTATGACCAATTCTTAAATGAGTTTTTCTATGAGAGTGAAGAAAATTTCATTGATGAGACAGATTTTATAATTAAAAGAAGTACAAGGAAAAATATTATCTATTTAAATAAACCGGTGGATATAGAGAAGTTTGCTTTTAATATTTCTCAAAGATTTTCAGAAAATACATCTACAAAAATAAAAAAAGCATGTGCAGATATTAGTAATTACTTAGATCCGGATTACCTACTAATCAATTGTTTTAAAAGAGGAATTATATATCATCATGGACTAGTTCCGGATAATATTAAAATGTATATTGAACATTTGTATTCTGAAATTAAAGAAGTAAAATATATAATTACGAGTTCAACATTATTAGAAGGCGTTAATATACCAGCCTATTCTTTATTTTTATTGGATAATAAAAAAGGACGAAGTAATTTAAGTCCTGCTCAATTCAAAAACTTGGTAGGAAGAATATGCAGATTTAGTGAAGTATTTTCGCCAATAACAGGTGATTTAAAATATCTTGAACCACACATATATATAATTGGTTCAGATTATACATCCAAAAATGCCAATTTAGAAAAATTCATTAAAAGTGTCATTAAAATAGATAAACAAGAACAGGATTTTCCAACTAATGTCTTATTAAAAAATGTTGAAATTAATGATGAAAATATATCACTAAAAGAAAGTGCAGATGAATTCATTGAAAATTTTGAGCCTGGAGTTATAACTGACTATGATAAAACTTATGCACAAACAAAAATCGGGAGGATTTGTTTTGCAAATAATATAAATGAAATAGACATTATTGATAATGAACAATTAATGCAAAATATCGTCGATAAGTATGCGGATACTAAATTAAAAACTACTGAAGAAATTTTTGAGTATTTTTCAACTCTATTTTTACCATTTATTAAAGAATCTGAAATGAATATTAAAAGACTTTCTTATCCTGAATCTAGAAACTTCTATAAAATGTTTCTAGATTGGAGAATTAGAAGTGCATCTTACCGCGAGATGATATACAGCTTTATTAAATATTGGAGTAAATTGGAGAGTGATGGGAGAGATACAAATGTTTATGTTGGTAGATGGGGAGACAAAGTAATAAATGGATATAATGCAATATGGACGGACATAAAAACTAAAACCCATAAAGAACGAATAAATTTAGCTATTGTACGTATAAAAGAAGAACAAGACTTTCTGGATAATATTTTTATTAAGTATATTGAGGTATTAAATGACATAAACTTTGTTGATGAGGAGTTATATAATAAAATAAAATATGGTACTTCAGATAAATCCAAAATAACCCTTATTAAAAATGGTTTAAGCCTTACACTAGTTAACTTACTTGTAGATAAATATTCTGGATATTTTAATGTAGATAATAATTTAAAAACAGTTACTTTCAATTCCCGAATTTTGGATAAAATGAAAGAAAACGATGAGAATGAAATTTTAATATATGAAGTTAAATTTAATACAATTGCCTATTTAAAATAATATGTAAATTTTTCAAGGTCTAATTCCTTTTTATGAAGTTTAAGGCTTTTTATCTGACTTAGCTTTAATTACAATTATATTTTAAATATATTCGGGATTTAGAGAAAGGTATTAAAGAGATATTTTAAAAGATATAAAAATTTAGCAGTAATTGAATGAATATCGAGTACTTCGGAGCATATGAGCTAGCAGTATGTAACTTTACACTATCGAGTAAGGATGTTGAGCAATCTGTTGCGGATAGGACATCACTCAAATTTTTCATGAGCAATTGGTGATAATACAAACGGTTAATAATCTGTTGCAAAATCAAGCATGGTTTCAAGATGATATTTTTTCGAAACGAACGTTTGAATTATTAAATATGATTTGTTATAATTTATAATAATAAAGAAAAAAACAGTTTAGTGCTGCAACACTAAACTGTTTTAGTAACAAACATCGCTTTAGTAGCGATTAACAGCT harbors:
- a CDS encoding DEAD/DEAH box helicase, which gives rise to MKDLTLNRLKNTNFKDLYKKLIVGGESLTQLEYRKLLSLGIIFINEKDHNIFKLGYRIIVFYCNQTKDYKPLYDFALNQGLYPIVKIIEKNENYNSHIEESFFKLFQAAFGENYKVNDIYLSEEQKDLNAFFISNNEKSITVIAPTSYGKSELIISTIKGERRGNVCIVVPTKALISQTKRRIMKSDIINFKKIITHPEMYIDSDVNVTAVLTQERLLRLLRNHKQLHFDIVFIDEAHNLLEKNERSILLASVISILEKRNSNVKFKFLTPFLIDQKNLSVRYTEYDTESFKITEYIKTERFYIYDERNEKKLKLYDQFLNEFFYESEENFIDETDFIIKRSTRKNIIYLNKPVDIEKFAFNISQRFSENTSTKIKKACADISNYLDPDYLLINCFKRGIIYHHGLVPDNIKMYIEHLYSEIKEVKYIITSSTLLEGVNIPAYSLFLLDNKKGRSNLSPAQFKNLVGRICRFSEVFSPITGDLKYLEPHIYIIGSDYTSKNANLEKFIKSVIKIDKQEQDFPTNVLLKNVEINDENISLKESADEFIENFEPGVITDYDKTYAQTKIGRICFANNINEIDIIDNEQLMQNIVDKYADTKLKTTEEIFEYFSTLFLPFIKESEMNIKRLSYPESRNFYKMFLDWRIRSASYREMIYSFIKYWSKLESDGRDTNVYVGRWGDKVINGYNAIWTDIKTKTHKERINLAIVRIKEEQDFLDNIFIKYIEVLNDINFVDEELYNKIKYGTSDKSKITLIKNGLSLTLVNLLVDKYSGYFNVDNNLKTVTFNSRILDKMKENDENEILIYEVKFNTIAYLK